A genome region from Deinococcus ruber includes the following:
- a CDS encoding VOC family protein, producing MKLDHLNLSVEDVAATQTFLQKYFGLRSVGQGGVNMAFLSDDNHSVITLMKAKNVRYPDSFHIGFVQPGVEQVNALYQRLKDDGVDVPPPQKLHGSWTFYVPSPGGFTIEVQCWLGQ from the coding sequence ATGAAACTCGATCACCTCAACCTGAGCGTTGAAGATGTGGCGGCAACCCAGACCTTTTTGCAGAAGTATTTCGGGTTGCGGAGCGTGGGTCAGGGAGGCGTCAATATGGCCTTCCTGTCAGATGACAATCACTCGGTCATTACGCTGATGAAGGCAAAGAACGTCCGGTATCCCGATTCGTTCCACATCGGCTTCGTGCAACCGGGTGTCGAGCAGGTCAACGCGCTCTATCAGCGGCTGAAAGATGACGGGGTGGATGTGCCGCCGCCACAGAAACTTCATGGCTCCTGGACTTTTTATGTGCCGTCACCGGGTGGCTTTACCATCGAAGTGCAGTGCTGGTTGGGCCAGTAA
- a CDS encoding class I SAM-dependent methyltransferase, giving the protein MLPPVFTSEPLKIVLDWLQHALEQHGEARCWVPDPDAGHALHLYAGEALPTAGIHRPYLSWLDAADLLDAHFLTPQKGADELDSFVLLHFRRRVTPPADRTEGRYAAGREFQRIDKLEDPHLLHDLNEALTRADLKPGARVLSLGVGSGRELALLEQAYPGQTFEVLGLDIEPSALELARQRFPAQVAGHWRFEQRDVRALPDAALGRFDLILALSLFQSPGLVIEDLLRGLRLGQLAAGGSLIVGFPNVRYRGQTISYGARMLNFARPDLSLLMRDVVTVRRHLQKHGFTVYVTGKYEVLVTAVSR; this is encoded by the coding sequence ATGTTGCCGCCTGTCTTCACCTCCGAACCGCTGAAAATCGTGCTCGACTGGCTGCAACACGCGCTGGAGCAACACGGCGAGGCCCGCTGCTGGGTACCCGATCCCGATGCCGGGCACGCGCTGCACCTGTATGCCGGAGAAGCGCTGCCCACTGCCGGAATTCACCGCCCCTACCTGAGCTGGCTCGACGCCGCCGATCTGCTCGACGCTCACTTTCTGACGCCCCAGAAAGGCGCGGATGAGCTGGACAGCTTCGTATTGCTGCATTTTCGCCGCCGCGTCACGCCGCCCGCCGACCGCACCGAAGGGCGCTACGCAGCGGGCCGCGAGTTCCAGCGCATCGACAAGCTGGAAGACCCGCACCTGCTCCACGACCTGAACGAAGCCCTGACGCGGGCCGATCTGAAGCCGGGCGCACGCGTCCTGAGTCTGGGCGTGGGCAGCGGGCGTGAACTGGCGCTGCTGGAGCAGGCTTATCCGGGCCAGACGTTCGAGGTGCTGGGCCTGGATATCGAGCCTTCAGCGCTGGAACTGGCACGCCAGCGGTTTCCCGCGCAGGTTGCTGGGCACTGGCGCTTCGAGCAGCGCGACGTGCGGGCACTGCCAGACGCCGCCCTGGGCCGCTTCGATCTGATTCTGGCGCTCAGCCTGTTTCAGAGTCCGGGCCTGGTGATCGAAGACCTGCTGCGGGGGCTGCGGCTGGGGCAACTGGCGGCGGGCGGCAGCTTGATCGTGGGCTTTCCCAATGTGCGTTACCGGGGTCAGACCATCAGTTACGGCGCTCGGATGCTCAATTTTGCCCGTCCCGACCTGAGCCTGCTGATGCGCGACGTGGTGACAGTGCGCCGCCACCTGCAAAAGCACGGCTTCACGGTGTATGTCACGGGCAAGTACGAGGTGCTGGTAACGGCGGTCAGCCGCTGA
- the metK gene encoding methionine adenosyltransferase, with protein sequence MKFYTSESVSEGHPDKLADFISDSILDEFLRQEPTARVAVETLVTTGMAVVAGEVTAYAAHVDVQRVVREAVQKVGYTRAHYGFDAEYSAVLVAIHEQSPDIAGGVNVSEEWRGMSEAERALPENAESHTGAGDQGLMFGYATDETPELMPLPISLAHKITRRLAQLRKEGTLGYLRPDAKAQVTVVREGMDGPVWVDTIVISTQHDEDTAQDTIRADMEAHVIRAVVPEALLRPETKYFINPSGKFVIGGPHGDTGLTGRKIIVDTYGGAVPHGGGAFSGKDPTKVDRSAAYYARYIAKNIVAAGLAKRALVEVAYAIGRANPVSLRVDSYGTGKLSDGELAGLVEQVFDARPQSIIRQLDLRRPIYAATAAYGHFGRDEFPWEQTDQVEALQQAAATQAQAKATTSASTPEATPDATVPRLRR encoded by the coding sequence CTGAAGTTCTACACCTCCGAGTCGGTCAGCGAAGGCCACCCGGACAAGCTCGCAGATTTCATCTCGGACAGCATCCTGGATGAATTTCTGCGCCAGGAACCCACCGCACGCGTGGCAGTCGAGACGCTGGTTACGACAGGCATGGCGGTCGTGGCCGGAGAAGTGACCGCGTACGCCGCGCATGTCGACGTGCAGCGGGTGGTGCGCGAGGCTGTGCAGAAGGTGGGCTATACCCGCGCCCACTACGGCTTCGATGCCGAATACAGCGCGGTGCTGGTCGCCATTCACGAGCAGTCGCCCGACATCGCGGGTGGCGTGAATGTCTCGGAGGAGTGGCGCGGCATGAGCGAGGCCGAACGCGCCCTGCCCGAGAACGCCGAGTCTCATACCGGCGCGGGCGATCAGGGCCTGATGTTCGGCTACGCCACCGACGAAACGCCCGAGCTGATGCCGCTGCCGATTTCGCTGGCCCACAAGATCACCCGGCGGCTGGCGCAACTCCGCAAGGAGGGCACGCTCGGCTACCTGCGCCCCGACGCCAAAGCGCAGGTCACGGTGGTGCGCGAGGGCATGGACGGCCCGGTCTGGGTCGATACCATCGTGATTTCCACCCAGCACGACGAAGACACTGCCCAGGACACCATCCGCGCCGACATGGAAGCACACGTTATCCGGGCGGTGGTGCCGGAAGCGCTGCTGCGCCCCGAGACCAAGTACTTCATCAATCCCAGCGGCAAATTCGTGATTGGCGGGCCACACGGCGACACCGGCCTGACCGGACGCAAGATCATCGTGGACACCTACGGCGGCGCGGTGCCGCACGGCGGCGGAGCCTTTTCCGGCAAAGACCCGACCAAGGTGGACAGGTCGGCAGCCTACTATGCCCGCTACATCGCCAAAAACATCGTGGCGGCGGGGCTGGCAAAGCGGGCGCTGGTGGAAGTGGCCTACGCGATTGGACGGGCCAATCCGGTCAGTCTGCGGGTGGACAGTTACGGCACCGGCAAGCTGAGCGACGGCGAACTGGCGGGTCTGGTCGAGCAGGTCTTCGATGCCCGCCCGCAGTCGATCATCCGGCAGCTCGACCTGCGCCGCCCGATCTACGCCGCCACCGCCGCATATGGGCACTTCGGGCGCGACGAATTCCCCTGGGAGCAGACCGATCAGGTAGAGGCGCTCCAGCAGGCGGCAGCGACCCAGGCCCAGGCAAAGGCGACCACCAGCGCTTCCACACCCGAAGCGACCCCCGACGCCACGGTTCCCCGTCTCAGACGCTAA
- a CDS encoding RidA family protein: protein MKEAVQTPAAPAAIGPYSQATTFANLVVTSGQIPLRPDGSLVEGDVTEQARQVLENLKALLSAAGSGLNRVVKTTVFLKDMDDFAAMNAVYAEYFSEPYPARSTVQVAKLPRDVRVEIEALAERE from the coding sequence ATGAAAGAAGCCGTGCAGACTCCCGCCGCTCCCGCCGCCATCGGGCCTTACAGCCAGGCCACCACCTTTGCCAATCTGGTCGTGACCAGCGGTCAGATTCCGCTGCGCCCCGACGGTTCGCTGGTCGAAGGCGACGTGACCGAGCAGGCGCGGCAGGTGCTGGAAAACCTGAAGGCTCTGCTGAGCGCCGCTGGATCGGGTCTGAACCGGGTGGTCAAGACCACGGTGTTCCTGAAGGACATGGACGATTTCGCCGCCATGAACGCCGTGTACGCCGAGTATTTCAGCGAGCCGTACCCAGCCCGGAGCACCGTGCAGGTCGCCAAACTGCCGCGTGACGTGCGAGTGGAAATCGAGGCACTGGCCGAGAGGGAGTAA
- a CDS encoding YkvA family protein yields the protein MTRIISPTPRPPSFLGRFVPARLRAVWFDALSLLMALGDRRTPPLARLIALAALIYAVSPIDLLPDSIPVLGVGDDLLIVPALLAFAARSLPSAVLAEARFKADRFAGHRRWLVPAILSGVLLIGLGVAYLLIKGIGAVFGG from the coding sequence GTGACCAGGATCATCTCTCCCACTCCCCGGCCTCCCAGCTTTCTCGGACGCTTCGTTCCGGCACGGCTGCGGGCGGTCTGGTTCGACGCCCTGAGCCTGCTGATGGCGCTGGGAGATCGGCGCACGCCTCCGCTGGCCCGCCTGATCGCCCTCGCCGCCCTGATCTATGCCGTCAGCCCTATCGACCTGCTGCCCGACAGTATTCCGGTGCTGGGTGTGGGCGATGACCTGTTGATCGTGCCCGCGCTGCTGGCTTTTGCTGCCCGCAGCCTGCCGAGTGCGGTGCTGGCAGAAGCCCGCTTTAAAGCCGACCGCTTCGCCGGGCATCGGCGCTGGCTGGTGCCTGCCATTCTGAGCGGCGTGCTGCTGATCGGGCTGGGCGTGGCATACCTGCTGATAAAAGGGATCGGCGCAGTGTTCGGGGGCTAA